The DNA window ATTAATTAAAAGGGGAGACTCTTTTTCATTTATTTCTTCGAATTTTGTTTTAGATATTGGATTTACCAATCCTGATGAAATAGATGACTGTGATGCAATTGCAATTAGCCCTAGTATGTGGGGAGGATCTTTTGCAAGTAAAATAGTTGAAAATGGAAAGTTATTATGTGATGTATTAACTAAACATAGAGATTTATTTACAATTGGAATCACAGGAACAAATGGAAAAACTACTACTGTTCATATGCTTAAAGAAATTTTAGAAAATGCTGGTAAGAAAGTATTAGTTGGTGGAAATGGTGGTGGAGGATTTGAAGGTTATTATGATTTGATTTTAGAAGCAAATGAAAAGGATTATGATATTTTACTTGTTGAAGTATGTGACATGACCTTGGATTTTGCAAATTACTGTTTTGATTTTGATATTGTTGGTCTTACAAATATGGGTAATGATCATATGGATGTTCATAAAACAGTTGCTAACTATAAAAATTCTCTTGTCAGATTTTTTAAAGATAAAAATATAGTAATTGCATATAATCAAGATTTTAAAGCAGATTTTATTGATTCTGCATCAAATTCAATCCCATACTTTGAATCACAAGAAGAATTGCAAGTTTTTGGTGAGTTTAACAGATGTAATGCAGGTTTAGCTGCAGCTATTGCAATTGAACTTAAAATTAAAAAAAGTATTATTAAAGAATCTTTAAATAATTTTAAAGCTGTTGCAGGTCGTTTAGATGTTTATCCACTTAACGATTCTTTAATTTACATTGGAAAAACAGATAATAGTGATGCTTTAGCTTCTGTTTTAGCTGAAAATAATTTTTATGCAATATTCATTGGAACTCCAAGACCTCATGAGAAACATAGATTAGATATTCTTGATGAAGTTGTTAAATATAATCCTGAGGTTATTGTTCTTTTCCCTGGTCTTGATGATAATTTTGAAGTGGCAAAATATAGATTAAATTCCTTGAATTATGAAGGAAGAGTGGAAATAGCTACTTCTCTTGATGAAATTATAGCATTGGTTGCCGAGTTTTCTCATGAAGAAGCAATGCTTATTGGTGGAAATGGTCAAGATGTTATTATAGATATACAGGAAAGAATTAGATTACTATCTCAGAACTGTAATTAATTTTATACATTGTCAACTATTTGCATCAGTTATAACAATCTTTATATATAGAATACAATATAATAATAAATTATATTATTATTCTTATTATTTTACTATTTTTCAGGTGTTATTAAATGAGTTATGAATGGAGAAATACGTCCTTAAAAATTATAGGAACATTATTTTGTGCATGCGTACTTATATTTGCTTTCTCCTTTGTAAGTAATGCTGAGTTTTCAGGAAAAACAATAGCAGAAACTTATGATTTACCTATTGGACAGTCAGTATATGATGGGGACTCAATTTTAGGTGAATTTGACAATATGAAAGTACCATTGTTGAGTAATGCGAGATTTATATTTAATGAAATTGTAAGTTTGGATTTAGGTGGATTGTTATTAACTGTATCAACAGGAACTGTTCCTTTTGATTTTTCTACTGTTTCCAGTGGTCATATTGACAGTTATGGTAAAGCTTATGGATTTGATGGTCCAGGATATTTAACTTTAGATGGAGATAATCTTGTTGTTCATCCGCCAGATACTTACATTTGGGGATACAGTTTCCCATATAAGGTATTAACTAAAACAAGCTCTGGGGTTGATGTTGTAGAAAATGGTACTGTAATTGATTCAATTCCAACTGAAGAAATCAAGAATACAGATTATGCTAATGATTATTACAATAATACCACTATAGTAAATTGGTTTAATTCTAATAAAGAAGGCAGTAATTTTACTTTAGAAAGAGGAATTACTTCATTTTCCGATGGAAGGTCTGATGTATCATTTAAACAGGTAGAATCTATTTTTGGTTCTAATGTTTCTGATTATGTTGCAGCATATCCTGATGGTACTCCTATTGTATTGTATATGGGTAATACTACTGAAACAGAAGGAGAACTTGCTTACACCTCATTAGGATCACATCCTCAATATGGTGATAGTATAAGGGAATATAATGCAAGACAATTTGTTGATGCATGGAACAATACAGTTATACCTCCAGAATCTCAGGGTAATGGTAGGGCTTATGTTGATTTTGGTTCAGCAGTAGATCCTGATGCACCAGGTGGAGCGGCTTCTCATGGAGTATGTCCTCCAGCTAGGGCTTTAAGAAATGTTGTTTTAGCAGAGGGATTTGAGTTACCTGTGGGTATGGTAAATGATGAAGATGCTGTATTATTTGGATTCCATCCATCTGAGGATATTAAAATCACAAATAATCATGATTATCCAGTTAAAATTGTTATGTGGACTGAAGGTTCAGGAACAGGTATGTTGATTTATGCTCAAATCATTAGATATGAACCAACTAATGAAACTAGCACTAACTCAACAAATACCATTTCTTAATTTTTTTTTTTATTATGTCAATTTCAGCTATTATTACCGCAGCAGGTAAAAACTCTCGTATGAGAAAAGATCAGATTTCAAAGGGTTTAAAACCTCAGAATAAATTGGCTCTTCCTTTTAAAGATTCAACTATTATTGAGACAACTATTGGTAATGCATTATCCTGCAATATTGATGAATGTATAATAGTTCTTGGTCATTATTCTAGTGAAATTAAGGATGCTATTTCTGATAATTTTAAAGATAAAGTTAAATTTGTTGAAAATAATCCTGTTGATGTAGGTCTTTCAATATCTCTTTTACATGGTTTAGAAAATATTTCATCTGATTATGCTCTTTGTGTTACTGGAGACCAACCAACAGTATCAACAGAAACATTTAGTAAGTTAATTGAATGTGCAGAAAACTCAAAAAATCCTGAAAAAACAATTTCTATTTTAAGAAGAAGAAAAACTGGTTTGCTTGATACTGCTGAAGGATTAGGAATGCCTTTTGTTGCAAATAAAAATCAGTTAATTAATTATCTAAAAAATGAAAATGATAATTTAAATCCAATCCTTAGAAAAATGTTTAAGGATGGATTTACATTTTATGGGATTAAAGAAAAAAATGAATTGGAATTATTAAATATTAATCATTATGATGATTATAAAAAAGTTTTAGATAGCTTTTAAGCTTTCTATTACTTCTTCTAATCTATCTTTACTTATTCCAATAGCTAATTCATTATCTTTAATATCAGCTGCTTTTCTAGAACCATCACATCCCATGGTTATGTTTACACTTTTTTCTAAGTAAGGATTAGCTAATGCATCTCCACATAATGATTGGATTCCAGCAAAATTAGGTCTTACTTTTTCTCCATTGTTATATACAATTGTTTGAGCTATTTTCATTGCAGTAATTGGTTCAGAAATGATAATAACAACATCTGGTTCAAAATTAGCTTCATTTAATGGAGCATAAGCGATTCCCCATTGAGGTTCTGAGATTACAGAAAGTGCATCAGTTGTTGATTTAGCTATTTCAGGGGTTTTGAATCTTCCTAAGTTAAAGTAATGTTCTCCACTAGCTACTTTTGGTGGCATTTCTCTCAAACCAATAGCTCCAGCTCCTCCTTGACATAGATGTTCATCAATAGTGCTGTAGAATGTATCACCATATG is part of the Methanobrevibacter woesei genome and encodes:
- a CDS encoding Mur ligase family protein, whose product is MRAAVIGLGVEGKKAFNSLINHGWDVYASDLNVNVDLSGLDIPKLDMELIKRGDSFSFISSNFVLDIGFTNPDEIDDCDAIAISPSMWGGSFASKIVENGKLLCDVLTKHRDLFTIGITGTNGKTTTVHMLKEILENAGKKVLVGGNGGGGFEGYYDLILEANEKDYDILLVEVCDMTLDFANYCFDFDIVGLTNMGNDHMDVHKTVANYKNSLVRFFKDKNIVIAYNQDFKADFIDSASNSIPYFESQEELQVFGEFNRCNAGLAAAIAIELKIKKSIIKESLNNFKAVAGRLDVYPLNDSLIYIGKTDNSDALASVLAENNFYAIFIGTPRPHEKHRLDILDEVVKYNPEVIVLFPGLDDNFEVAKYRLNSLNYEGRVEIATSLDEIIALVAEFSHEEAMLIGGNGQDVIIDIQERIRLLSQNCN
- a CDS encoding nucleotidyltransferase family protein → MSISAIITAAGKNSRMRKDQISKGLKPQNKLALPFKDSTIIETTIGNALSCNIDECIIVLGHYSSEIKDAISDNFKDKVKFVENNPVDVGLSISLLHGLENISSDYALCVTGDQPTVSTETFSKLIECAENSKNPEKTISILRRRKTGLLDTAEGLGMPFVANKNQLINYLKNENDNLNPILRKMFKDGFTFYGIKEKNELELLNINHYDDYKKVLDSF
- a CDS encoding DUF169 domain-containing protein; amino-acid sequence: MSNENLELNKEYANVFEENIKLTCSPVAIKLLKSEDEIPEGIERIGEKIRHCEMVRKASYGDTFYSTIDEHLCQGGAGAIGLREMPPKVASGEHYFNLGRFKTPEIAKSTTDALSVISEPQWGIAYAPLNEANFEPDVVIIISEPITAMKIAQTIVYNNGEKVRPNFAGIQSLCGDALANPYLEKSVNITMGCDGSRKAADIKDNELAIGISKDRLEEVIESLKAI